A single genomic interval of Microbacterium sp. zg-Y1090 harbors:
- a CDS encoding Dabb family protein, whose protein sequence is MIRHVAAFKLADADPAVRSAQAAEAARRLTALVGVVPSLRAMSAGAEALHLPGNWDLVLVADFDDAAGLDAYQVHPAHEEVAAFIGGLRSDRAAVDFEV, encoded by the coding sequence ATGATCCGTCACGTCGCGGCGTTCAAGCTCGCCGATGCTGACCCCGCCGTGCGCTCGGCGCAGGCTGCCGAGGCCGCGCGCCGGCTCACCGCGCTCGTGGGCGTGGTGCCGTCGCTGCGCGCCATGAGCGCCGGCGCCGAGGCACTGCACCTTCCCGGCAACTGGGACCTCGTGCTGGTGGCGGACTTCGACGACGCCGCCGGTCTCGACGCCTACCAGGTGCATCCCGCGCACGAAGAGGTCGCGGCCTTCATCGGCGGCCTGCGCTCCGACCGCGCCGCCGTGGACTTCGAGGTCTGA
- a CDS encoding MFS transporter has translation MSSPLSPRTRWWALAVLSLTQLVVVLDGTIVNIALPQAQAALDLTDSARQWVVTAYALAFGALLFLGGRIADYWGRKRTFMVGMVGFGIASLWGGLAQTGAELILARGLQGVFAALLAPAALALLTVTFPTGRDRNTAFAVFGTVAGAGAAVGLALGGLLTEFFSWRWCLLVNLVFVVVGLVGAALFLRESKAEGENRYDIRGAVTVTLGLGSLVYGFSLAEFGWGNPATVGFLVTGVALIALFVWIETRAANPLLPLHVVTDRVRAGAFLIQAVAGSVMIGATLYLTFHLQLVLGMTALTAGMASLPLPLATMLTAPLVTSLLGRIGPRPLMITGPVVVAGSLLLLSRITGGSYALEVLPALIVMGVGMAFIFVPLQNLALAGVPAHDAGVASATANSAMQIGGSIGLSVFTAVYASVVGPHGSGLPSPAVLVEGYSATFVAAAIGMMAAAVIAIVFVRNRRTDRLSIDGPTADAHR, from the coding sequence ATGTCTTCACCCCTGTCCCCGCGCACCCGCTGGTGGGCCCTCGCCGTGCTGTCGCTCACACAGCTCGTGGTCGTCCTCGACGGCACGATCGTGAACATCGCGCTGCCCCAGGCCCAGGCCGCCCTCGACCTCACCGACAGCGCACGCCAGTGGGTCGTCACCGCCTACGCCCTCGCGTTCGGAGCGCTGCTGTTTCTGGGCGGCCGCATCGCCGACTACTGGGGCCGCAAGCGCACCTTCATGGTGGGCATGGTGGGCTTCGGCATCGCCTCGCTGTGGGGCGGGCTGGCCCAGACCGGCGCCGAGCTGATCCTCGCCCGCGGCCTGCAGGGCGTGTTCGCCGCACTTCTGGCGCCGGCGGCCCTGGCCCTGCTGACGGTGACGTTCCCGACGGGACGGGACCGCAACACCGCCTTCGCCGTGTTCGGCACAGTCGCCGGCGCGGGCGCGGCTGTCGGGCTCGCGCTCGGCGGCCTGCTCACGGAGTTCTTCAGCTGGCGCTGGTGCCTGCTGGTGAACCTCGTCTTCGTCGTCGTCGGCCTCGTGGGCGCGGCACTGTTCCTGCGCGAGTCCAAGGCGGAGGGCGAGAACCGGTACGATATCCGGGGCGCAGTGACGGTGACCCTGGGGCTCGGCTCGCTCGTCTACGGCTTCAGCCTGGCGGAGTTCGGCTGGGGCAATCCGGCGACCGTCGGCTTCCTCGTCACCGGTGTCGCGCTGATCGCCCTGTTCGTGTGGATCGAGACGCGCGCCGCCAACCCCCTGCTGCCGCTGCACGTCGTCACCGACCGTGTGCGTGCCGGCGCCTTCCTCATCCAGGCCGTCGCCGGCAGCGTCATGATCGGGGCGACGCTGTATCTCACCTTCCACCTGCAGCTCGTCCTCGGCATGACGGCACTGACGGCGGGCATGGCGAGCCTGCCCCTGCCCCTCGCGACGATGCTCACTGCGCCACTGGTGACCTCGCTGCTGGGGCGCATCGGCCCGCGGCCGCTCATGATCACGGGTCCCGTCGTCGTGGCTGGGAGCCTGCTGCTGCTCTCCCGTATCACCGGAGGCTCGTACGCGCTGGAGGTGCTCCCCGCGCTGATCGTGATGGGGGTCGGGATGGCGTTCATCTTCGTGCCCCTGCAGAACCTGGCACTCGCCGGCGTTCCCGCGCACGATGCCGGCGTCGCGTCCGCGACGGCCAACTCGGCCATGCAGATCGGCGGTTCCATCGGGCTGTCGGTGTTCACGGCGGTGTACGCCTCGGTCGTGGGACCCCACGGGTCGGGCCTGCCCTCCCCCGCTGTGCTCGTCGAAGGCTACAGTGCGACGTTCGTCGCCGCTGCGATCGGGATGATGGCGGCGGCCGTGATCGCGATCGTCTTCGTACGCAATCGCCGGACCGACCGCCTGAGCATCGACGGCCCGACGGCCGACGCACACCGCTAG
- a CDS encoding tyrosine-protein phosphatase, translated as MIDRLEGTVNFRDAGGMPLRGGGSTAAGVLFRSDALGGLTADGLGQLAESDIEVIVDFRTPFEQQMAPDRLPASRAFHTVRLPLLEGALTGLAQQAMQMGRQSGDRGAAEQAIADALEQLPTLEEIYARMLEHGATAFAEAARTVAAPVEQSSGVLLHCTAGKDRTGVAMALILDTVGVERDAIVADYTASERNLSGAWADQMFSLVTGMGVPLTPALTTLIAGAPASAIEAALAWVDERGGSEAYLRAGGLSEDESAGLNARLRG; from the coding sequence ATGATCGACAGGCTCGAAGGCACCGTCAACTTCCGCGATGCCGGCGGGATGCCGCTGCGGGGCGGAGGCTCGACGGCGGCGGGCGTCCTGTTCCGCTCCGACGCGCTGGGCGGACTCACCGCCGACGGCCTCGGGCAGCTCGCCGAAAGCGACATCGAGGTGATCGTCGACTTCCGCACCCCCTTCGAGCAGCAGATGGCTCCCGACCGGCTGCCCGCCAGCCGCGCCTTCCACACCGTCCGGCTGCCGCTGCTGGAGGGCGCCCTCACCGGGCTCGCCCAGCAGGCGATGCAGATGGGACGGCAATCGGGCGACCGGGGTGCTGCGGAGCAGGCGATCGCCGACGCCCTGGAGCAGCTCCCCACCCTGGAGGAGATCTACGCGCGGATGCTCGAGCACGGCGCCACCGCATTCGCCGAGGCCGCCCGCACGGTGGCGGCTCCCGTCGAGCAATCCTCGGGGGTGCTCCTGCACTGCACGGCGGGCAAGGACCGCACCGGCGTCGCCATGGCCCTCATCCTCGACACGGTCGGCGTGGAGCGTGACGCGATCGTGGCGGACTACACCGCCTCCGAGCGCAACCTGTCCGGCGCGTGGGCGGACCAGATGTTCTCCCTCGTCACCGGCATGGGCGTGCCGCTGACACCGGCCCTGACCACGCTGATCGCCGGCGCACCGGCATCCGCCATCGAGGCGGCACTGGCCTGGGTCGACGAGCGCGGCGGATCGGAAGCGTATCTGCGTGCCGGGGGACTCAGCGAGGACGAATCGGCGGGGCTGAACGCGCGCCTGCGCGGCTGA
- a CDS encoding glutaredoxin family protein: MTRLTLISKPDCHLCDVAREVVETVVAELPEESVTVDELSIQDDQALHDLWWEKIPVVLVDGRLHAHWRVSPDRLRAALTEEVSR; this comes from the coding sequence GTGACCAGGCTCACCCTCATCTCCAAGCCCGACTGCCACCTCTGCGACGTGGCGCGGGAGGTCGTCGAGACCGTCGTCGCCGAGTTGCCCGAAGAGAGCGTCACCGTCGACGAGCTGTCGATCCAGGACGACCAGGCTCTCCACGACCTGTGGTGGGAGAAGATCCCGGTCGTCCTCGTCGACGGTCGGCTGCACGCCCACTGGCGCGTCTCGCCCGACCGGCTGCGCGCCGCACTGACCGAGGAGGTCTCCCGATGA
- a CDS encoding rhodanese-like domain-containing protein, with translation MKSITVQQLRERQGTPLIDVREEHEFAAGHVPGAVNLPMSQLGDLLDRLPDEPFDVICQAGGRSAQVVTALEQRGYDATNVAGGTGEWIASGFPVEH, from the coding sequence CGATCACCGTCCAGCAGCTGCGCGAGCGCCAGGGCACTCCGCTCATCGATGTGCGCGAAGAGCACGAGTTCGCCGCCGGCCACGTGCCCGGTGCGGTGAACCTGCCGATGTCGCAGCTGGGCGACCTGCTCGATCGTCTGCCCGACGAGCCGTTCGACGTCATCTGCCAGGCCGGCGGCCGCTCCGCGCAGGTGGTGACCGCGCTCGAGCAGCGCGGCTACGACGCCACCAATGTGGCGGGCGGCACCGGGGAGTGGATCGCTTCAGGCTTTCCCGTCGAGCACTGA